From the Chryseobacterium sp. G0201 genome, the window TTTACGAATCAGAAAAATATTATTGTTATTTCTATTATTAATACTATTGTCATTCAATAGTAAACAACGGTAGTATAACAATAAAATTATTTAAATTATATAAAGCCGTTTCATTGTGAAGCGGCTTTTTTTATTTCAGAAATTATGTATCAATTAACAACAATTATTATCGTCATTATTATTCCCTTGCGACTGTGAGAAGGAAAGATATTGTCTATATATAATCTTAGCCCTCTCACATTGTGAGAGGGCTTTTTTATTTCAACAAACCCTAAACTGAATAAAAAAATGTATTACAACAACGAAACCTTCATTTATTTTAACGGAAAATTTGTAAAAGCAAAAGATGCACAGACTGATCTTTATGGGCAGTCACTTCACTATGGTTACTCTGTATTTGAAGGAATTAAGTCCTATAAAACAGATAATGGGACAAAGATTTTTAAAGCTGAAGAACATTATGACCGTTTGCGTCGTTCCGCAGAGCTGATGCATATTCCATTTTCTTATACAACTCAGGAACTTACTGATCTCACGTATAAATTGCTATCCCTGAATGGTCTTTCTGATGCTTATATCCGACCATTGGTGATTTGCTCACCCAATATGTCTCTTTCTAAAGGGAAAGAATCTTACCTGACCTTATTAGCCTGGGAATGGAGCAACGGATATCTGGGAGATAAAATGCGCATTATGACTTCAAGCTTTCAAAGACCCAATCCGAAGGCATTTTTAGTAGAGGCTAAAGTTGGAGGGCATTATGTAAACTCAATTTTGGCCTGTCAGGAAGCCAAAGATAAAGGTTATGATGAAGCTTTGGTACTGGACGAAAAAGGAAACGTTGCAGAAAGTTCAGGAGCCAATGTTTTTTATGAAAAAGATGGCGTTTTATTTACTCCGTCAAAAGGAAATATATTACCGGGAATCACCCGAGAAACGGTTTTTGAAATATGTAAAGAATTGCATATTCCTGTTAAAGAAACCTTCTTTAAACCTGAAGAAATGAGAGGAGCCGATGCCGCATTTTTTTGTGGTACTGCAGCTGAAATTGTTGGTTTAGACTCTCTGGATGATATTCCATTTAATAAAAACTGGGATGATACCTACAGTTGTCTGATACAAGAAGCCTATAGAAATTTAGTTAGAGGAAAAAGTCTTAAAGAATTAAAAAACGAATTAAAAGTAAGCTAAATGATTAATAAATATTCAAAAACCTTTACGCAAAATACTGAACAACCCGCTGCAAAAGCCATGTTGTATGGAATAGGATTTACAGATGATGATATGCAGAAAGCCCAGATAGGAATAGCCAGTATGGGTTACGACGGGAATACCTGCAATATGCACCTCAATGATCTGGCGCAGATCGTTAAAAAAGGAACGTGGGAGCAAGGGCTGGCAGGCTTGATATTTAATACCATTGGAGTAAGTGACGGTATGAGCAACGGAACGGACGGAATGCGATATTCTCTGGTAAGCCGTGACGTTATTGCAGACAGTATTGAAGCAATTTGTGGGGCACAATATTATGATGGAATCATTGCGTTGCCCGGCTGTGATAAAAATATGCCGGGAACAATCATCGCAATGGGAAGATTAAACAGACCGTCAATCATGGTATATGGCGGAACCATTGCTCCGGGATGTTTTAAAGGAGAACAACTGAATATTGTTTCGGCTTTTGAAGCGCTGGGGCAAAAAATAGCAGGTGAAATATCAGAAGAAGATTTTAATGGAGTGATCAAAAATTCCTGTCCGGGAGCGGGAGCTTGCGGAGGGATGTATACTGCCAATACCATGGCTTCAGCGATTGAAGCGTTAGGAATGAGTCTTCCGTATTCTTCTTCAAA encodes:
- a CDS encoding branched-chain amino acid transaminase, with product MYYNNETFIYFNGKFVKAKDAQTDLYGQSLHYGYSVFEGIKSYKTDNGTKIFKAEEHYDRLRRSAELMHIPFSYTTQELTDLTYKLLSLNGLSDAYIRPLVICSPNMSLSKGKESYLTLLAWEWSNGYLGDKMRIMTSSFQRPNPKAFLVEAKVGGHYVNSILACQEAKDKGYDEALVLDEKGNVAESSGANVFYEKDGVLFTPSKGNILPGITRETVFEICKELHIPVKETFFKPEEMRGADAAFFCGTAAEIVGLDSLDDIPFNKNWDDTYSCLIQEAYRNLVRGKSLKELKNELKVS